In a genomic window of Lycium ferocissimum isolate CSIRO_LF1 chromosome 9, AGI_CSIRO_Lferr_CH_V1, whole genome shotgun sequence:
- the LOC132029974 gene encoding polyphenol oxidase E, chloroplastic-like produces the protein MASVCNSKTLNTPFTSSTTSSLASTSKPSQLLLHGKRNQTFKISCKVSNNDQNGETNSVDRRNVLLGLGGLYGVANAVPLATANPIPTPDLTSCSIAHIDETDDVEYSCCPPKPDDLDKVPYYKFPSMTKLRIRPPAHAADEEYIAKYNLATKRMRELDINPTDPLGFKQQANIHCAYCNGAYRVGGKELQVHFSWLFFPFHRWYLYFYERILGSLINDPTFGLPYWNWDHPKGMRLPPMFDREGSSIYDEKRNQNHRNGTVIDLGHFGEEVETTQLQMMTNNLTLMYRQMITNAPCPLLFFGAPYPLGSDPSPGMGTIENIPHTPVHIWTGDNPRQKHGENMGNFYSAGLDPVFYCHHANVDRMWNEWKQIGGKRRDLTQKDWLNSEFFFYDENRNPFRVRVRDCLDTKKMGYDYAPMPTPWRNFKPIRKSTTGKVNTSSLPPASQVFPLAKLDKAISFSIDRPASSRTQQEKTEQEEMLTFNKIQYDDRKYIRFDVFLNVDKNVNADELDKAEFAGSYTSLPHVHKVNGSHAASVTFQLAITELLEDIGLEDEDTIAVTLVPKKGDISIDSAEIKLEAC, from the coding sequence ATGGCAAGTGTATGCAATAGTAAAACCCTCAACACTCCCTTTACATCATCCACAACGTCTTCTTTAGCTTCTACTTCAAAGCCCTCTCAACTTCTCTTGCATGGGAAACGTAACCAAACCTTCAAAATCTCATGCAAGGTATCCAACAATGACCAAAACGGTGAAACAAATTCAGTTGATAGGAGAAATGTGCTTCTTGGTTTAGGAGGTCTCTATGGTGTTGCCAATGCTGTACCATTAGCCACTGCTAATCCTATACCAACCCCTGATCTAACTTCTTGTAGTATAGCCCATATAGATGAAACAGACGATGTGGAATACAGTTGTTGCCCTCCAAAGCCAGATGATTTGGACAAAGTTCCATATTACAAGTTCCCTTCTATGACCAAGCTCCGCATCCGTCCGCCTGCTCATGCTGCTGATGAAGAGTATATTGCCAAGTACAATTTGGCCACTAAACGGATGAGGGAACTTGACATAAATCCAACAGATCCACTTGGGTTCAAGCAACAAGCCAATATCCATTGTGCTTATTGTAACGGTGCTTACAGAGTTGGTGGCAAAGAGTTGCAAGTGCACTTCTCTTGGCTTTTCTTCCCATTTCATCGATGGTACTTGTACTTCTATGAGAGAATTTTGGGCTCTTTAATCAATGACCCAACTTTTGGTTTGCCATATTGGAACTGGGACCATCCAAAGGGCATGCGTTTGCCTCCCATGTTCGATCGTGAAGGTTCTTCCATTTACGACGAGAAACGTAACCAAAATCACCGCAACGGAACCGTAATCGATCTTGGTCATTTTGGTGAGGAGGTCGAAACAACTCAACTCCAGATGATGACAAACAACTTAACTCTAATGTACCGTCAAATGATAACTAATGCTCCATGTCCCTTGCTGTTTTTTGGTGCGCCTTACCCTCTGGGATCCGACCCCAGTCCAGGAATGGGAACTATTGAAAACATTCCTCATACTCCTGTCCACATCTGGACCGGTGATAATCCTAGACAGAAACACGGTGAGAACATGGGTAATTTCTATTCAGCTGGTTTGGACCCGGTTTTCTATTGTCACCACGCCAATGTGGACCGGATGTGGAACGAGTGGAAACAAATAGGAGGCAAAAGAAGGGACCTGACACAGAAAGATTGGTTGAACTCAGAGTTCTTTTTCTACGACGAAAACCGCAACCCTTTCCGTGTGAGAGTCCGAGACTGTTTGGACACTAAAAAGATGGGGTATGATTACGCGCCAATGCCCACCCCATGGCGTAACTTTAAGCCAATAAGAAAGTCCACAACAGGGAAAGTGAATACAAGTTCACTTCCACCAGCCAGCCAGGTATTTCCACTTGCGAAGCTGGACAAAGCCATTTCCTTTTCCATCGATAGGCCGGCTTCGTCAAGGACTCAACAGGAGAAAACTGAACAAGAGGAGATGCTAACGTTCAACAAGATACAATATGATGATAGAAAGTATATAAGGTTCGATGTGTTCCTCAACGTGGACAAGAACGTGAATGCAGACGAGCTTGACAAGGCAGAGTTTGCGGGGAGCTATACTAGCTTGCCACATGTTCATAAAGTCAACGGGTCTCATGCTGCGAGTGTTACTTTCCAGCTGGCCATCACTGAACTGTTGGAGGACATTGGTCTAGAAGATGAAGATACTATTGCGGTGACTCTGGTTCCAAAGAAAGGTGATATCTCCATTGACAGTGCGGAGATCAAGCTTGAGGCTTGTTAA